The DNA sequence TGGCGCCGGAACATGGCAGGCGCTGGGGCGCCGACTGTTGCCGCCGGCCAAGGCGGGAGGATGTGGCGGGGGTGCCTGTGATGGGTGTGGCGACAGCGGCGATGCGTTGCCGCCGCTGGAACAGAAGATCCAGTTCCATCGCCGCCGCTGAGGCCCCAGCGCCTGTTCAGTGCAGCTCTTCGGCCTCGAAGCCGGCCACCCGCAAGGCTTGCAGCACCTGCGCCAGATGCGCACGGCCACGGGTCTGCAGCACCAGCTCGATATCCACGTTCTGCGCCGCCAATAGCGTAAAGGCGCGCTGGTGGTGCACTTCATCGATATTGGCGCCGGCTTCGGCGACGATGCCGGTAATGCGCGCCAGCGTGCCGGGCACGTCGCGCGAGCTGACCTTCACGCGCGCCAGGCGTCCGGCGCGCACCATGCCGCGTTCGATGATGGCCGTCAGCAGCAATGGATCGATGTTGCCGCCCGAGAGCACCAGCCCGACCCGCTTGCCACGGAAGCGGTCGGGATAGCGCAGCAGCGCCGCCAGTCCAGCCGCACCGGCCCCCTCCACCAGGGTCTTCTCGATTTCCAGCAGCATCAGCACGGCCTGTTCGATATCGCCTTCATCGACCAGCAGCAGCTCGTTGGCTTCGCGCGCGATGATGGCGCGCGTGAGCGTGCCCGGCGTGCCCACGGCAATGCCCTCGG is a window from the Herbaspirillum rubrisubalbicans genome containing:
- a CDS encoding DUF6587 family protein — translated: MNHLWWQYAVIAALVAASLGYMLRKLAPALSWRWQARLASWLLRRGAGTWQALGRRLLPPAKAGGCGGGACDGCGDSGDALPPLEQKIQFHRRR